The following are encoded together in the Equus quagga isolate Etosha38 chromosome 1, UCLA_HA_Equagga_1.0, whole genome shotgun sequence genome:
- the DTX3 gene encoding probable E3 ubiquitin-protein ligase DTX3 yields MAALTGVSFVLSRMAACGGTCKNKVTVSKPVWDFLSKETPARLARLREEHRVSILIDGETSDIYVLQLSPQGPPPAPPNGLYLARKALKGLLKEAEKELKKAQRQGELMGCLALGGGGEHPELHRPGPPPLRAAPLLPPGEAEEQESTCPICLGEIQNAKTLEKCRHSFCEGCITRALQVKKACPMCGRFYGQLVGNQPQNGRMLVSKDATLLLPSYEKYGTIVIQYVFPPGVQGAEHPNPGVRYPGTTRVAYLPDCPEGNKVLTLFRKAFDQRLTFTIGTSMTTGRPNVITWNDIHHKTSCTGGPQLFGYPDPTYLTRVQEELRAKGITDD; encoded by the exons TGTCGTTCGTCCTGTCCAGAATGGCAGCCTGTGGAGGCACCTGCAAGAACAAAGTGACTGTCTCCAAGCCTGTGTGGGACTTCCTGAGCAAGGAGACCCCAGCCCGGCTGGCCCGGCTTCGGGAGGAGCACCGTGTGTCCATCCTCATAGATGGCGAGACTTCTGACATCTATGTTCTCCAGCTTTCCCCACAGggcccgcccccagcccctcccaatGGGCTCTACCTGGCCCGGAAGGCTCTCAAGGGGCTGCTAAAAGAGGCTGAGAAAGAGCTGAAGAAAGCTCAGAGGCAGGGGGAGCTTATGGGCTGCCTggctttggggggtgggggggaacaCCCCGAGTTGCACCGCCCAGGCCCACCCCCTCTCCGAGCAGCCCCGCTCCTGCCCCCAGGG gaggcagaagagcaGGAGAGCACCTGCCCCATCTGTCTGGGGGAGATCCAGAATGCCAAGACCTTGGAGAAGTGCCGGCACTCATTCTGCGAGGGCTGCATCACCCGGGCCCTGCAGGTGAAGAAGGCCTGCCCCATGTGCGGCCGCTTCTATGGGCAGCTGGTGGGTAACCAGCCCCAGAATGGGCGGATGCTGGTCTCTAAGGACGCCACACTCCTGCTGCCCAGCTATGAGAAGTACGGCACCATCGTCATCCAGTACGTCTTCCCGCCCGGTGTCCAGGGG GCTGAACACCCAAACCCAGGAGTTCGGTATCCTGGCACCACACGGGTGGCCTACCTCCCGGACTGCCCCGAGGGCAACAAGGTGCTGACCCTGTTCCGCAAGGCGTTTGACCAGCGTCTCACCTTCACTATCGGCACGTCCATGACCACAGGGAGACCGAACGTCATCACCTGGAACGATATCCACCACAAGACCAGCTGCACAGGGGGACCCCAGCT GTTTGGGTACCCGGACCCCACCTACCTGACCCGGGTGCAAGAGGAGCTGAGAGCCAAGGGTATCACAGATGACTGA